The following coding sequences lie in one Pelobacter seleniigenes DSM 18267 genomic window:
- a CDS encoding ATP-binding response regulator produces the protein MMVDKPYRLRFWVTLALFVVAFMAISASIFYSCRRMAIGEAEKNLSGFLLNYSATRNFVEDVQKQEIYRLKNEQRLYREYFSPKLLSATYITRHINNLQNQNRHKAGLGQVYFKFASRNPRNPLNLASAFELKLLDEFNQGLRSEYKAIVDRGPEKTLYYAVPIDRNRESCLRCHGDPADAPLELVVAYGSTAGFNEQLGEIRALMSVHVPVDRLLVEANRTAVVLSAVVLLLLTGAFWGVQLLFGKAEAQQAIAEEKSSYLNSVLQSTTDTAIIALDKDCSIKYFNRAAEQLCAISGAEALHRQLPELPALANEKAGELLRNALEIANERGVYRFRFTLEEHILEAQLSQIRSSKGNGAGFLFLGQDITNRIMEQREREAIKARLQKAEKTESIGLLAGGVAHDLNNILSGIISYPELLLLRLPEDSELRAPITAIQQSGQRAAAVVADLLTVARGVACQKETAELNALARDYLDSPEFGKLQTYHPTVQAVVELADQPLHIVCSPIHIRKCLMNLINNAFEASPAEGICRIVSGWRRFDLAAARKNYLSAGEYAFVCISNNGEPIREKDLKHIFEPFYSTKKLGRSGTGLGLSVVYNTVKDHQGSVIVDSRPEETSFTIYFPLTSANLKTTARDISMTSLDGNQEVVLIVDDEPQIRDIAERMLLELNYGVVTAASGEEALQYLQRNSVDLVLLDMLMAPGISGLATYQALLKIHPAQKTIIVSGFSDNEEINQALSLGANGFLSKPYSLEQLGQALVQVLRA, from the coding sequence ATGATGGTCGATAAGCCTTATCGACTCAGGTTCTGGGTGACGTTGGCACTTTTTGTGGTCGCCTTTATGGCCATTTCCGCGAGTATTTTTTACTCTTGCCGGAGGATGGCTATCGGTGAAGCGGAAAAAAACCTGTCCGGATTTCTGCTCAATTACAGTGCGACGCGCAACTTTGTTGAAGATGTCCAGAAGCAGGAAATTTACCGGCTGAAAAACGAACAACGGCTGTATCGGGAATATTTCTCGCCCAAGTTGCTTTCTGCAACCTATATCACTCGCCATATCAACAACCTGCAGAATCAGAATCGTCATAAGGCCGGTCTGGGTCAGGTCTATTTCAAGTTTGCCTCCCGTAACCCGCGTAACCCGCTGAATCTTGCCAGCGCTTTTGAATTAAAGTTGCTGGATGAATTCAATCAGGGTTTACGGAGTGAATATAAAGCTATTGTTGATCGTGGGCCGGAGAAGACTCTCTATTACGCCGTCCCCATCGACCGCAATCGGGAATCCTGCCTGCGCTGTCATGGCGACCCTGCTGACGCGCCCCTGGAACTGGTTGTTGCCTACGGCAGTACTGCCGGGTTCAATGAACAACTGGGCGAGATCCGGGCCCTGATGTCGGTTCATGTGCCCGTCGATCGGCTGCTGGTGGAAGCGAACCGGACGGCTGTCGTGCTGTCGGCCGTGGTGCTGCTGTTACTGACCGGGGCTTTCTGGGGAGTGCAACTGTTGTTCGGAAAAGCAGAGGCCCAGCAGGCGATCGCCGAAGAAAAATCCTCTTATCTGAATTCCGTCCTGCAATCGACCACGGATACGGCGATCATTGCCCTGGACAAGGACTGTAGTATCAAATATTTCAATCGGGCTGCAGAGCAGCTATGTGCCATTTCGGGTGCCGAAGCCCTCCATCGACAGCTTCCAGAACTGCCGGCCCTGGCTAACGAAAAAGCCGGCGAGCTGTTGCGTAATGCCCTTGAGATTGCCAATGAACGTGGCGTCTACCGGTTCCGGTTTACCCTGGAGGAGCACATTCTTGAAGCCCAGCTCTCGCAAATTCGGAGCTCGAAGGGGAATGGGGCCGGATTCCTTTTCCTGGGGCAGGACATCACCAACCGCATCATGGAGCAGCGCGAGCGGGAGGCGATTAAGGCCCGCCTGCAAAAGGCTGAGAAAACGGAATCAATCGGACTGTTGGCCGGCGGAGTTGCCCACGACCTGAACAACATTCTGTCCGGCATCATCAGTTACCCCGAACTGCTGCTGCTGCGGCTGCCCGAGGACAGCGAGCTGCGCGCCCCGATTACCGCCATCCAGCAGTCCGGACAGCGTGCCGCAGCAGTGGTTGCCGACCTGCTGACCGTGGCTCGCGGCGTGGCCTGTCAGAAAGAAACCGCAGAACTCAACGCCCTGGCCCGTGATTATCTGGATTCGCCGGAGTTCGGCAAACTGCAAACTTATCATCCGACGGTTCAGGCCGTGGTCGAATTGGCGGACCAGCCGTTGCATATTGTCTGTTCACCGATTCATATCCGCAAATGTCTGATGAACCTGATCAATAACGCTTTTGAGGCCAGCCCGGCGGAAGGAATCTGTCGCATTGTCAGCGGTTGGCGGCGCTTTGACCTTGCCGCCGCCCGGAAGAATTATCTGAGCGCCGGGGAGTATGCCTTTGTCTGTATCAGTAACAACGGCGAACCGATCCGCGAAAAAGACCTCAAACACATCTTCGAGCCGTTCTATTCGACCAAAAAACTGGGCCGCAGCGGCACCGGCCTCGGCCTGTCCGTGGTCTATAACACGGTCAAGGACCATCAAGGCTCGGTCATTGTCGACAGTCGCCCGGAAGAAACCTCTTTTACCATTTATTTTCCATTGACTTCGGCCAACCTGAAGACCACGGCAAGGGATATTTCCATGACGAGCCTGGACGGCAACCAGGAGGTTGTCCTGATTGTCGATGACGAGCCGCAGATCCGCGATATCGCCGAAAGAATGCTTCTGGAACTGAACTACGGCGTGGTCACTGCGGCTTCCGGTGAGGAGGCTCTGCAGTACCTGCAACGCAACAGCGTCGACCTGGTGCTGCTGGACATGCTCATGGCGCCGGGGATCAGCGGGCTGGCCACCTACCAGGCGCTGCTGAAAATCCATCCGGCACAAAAGACGATCATTGTCAGCGGTTTTTCCGACAATGAGGAGATCAATCAGGCTCTCAGCCTGGGGGCCAACGGCTTTTTAAGCAAACCCTACTCTCTGGAACAGCTGGGACAGGCTCTTGTGCAGGTGCTGCGAGCCTGA